A region of Rhodohalobacter barkolensis DNA encodes the following proteins:
- a CDS encoding alpha/beta hydrolase: MNLLFKILIALGGIYLFLIIILYLFQGQMLFLPEKEHFRSPQSLGLDAEDVLVETEDGLKIHGWYFSQSESDFVVVLSHGNAGNISGRLEIAEMLLDLGISVLMYDYRGYGKSEGRPSEKELYNDIDSVIGFLTERMDYKESQIILYGRSLGGAVSAYGAANHTVGGLVLDSAFKDIKSMASDIYPIVPTFLVRLNFSTINFLNSIENTPLLILHSRDDEIVGFHHGEELYEAASEPKKFVPLRGGHNDLFFTSNNTIKRSWQEFLERIKKD; encoded by the coding sequence ATGAATCTACTTTTTAAAATTTTGATTGCCCTGGGCGGCATCTACCTCTTTTTGATCATAATCCTCTACCTGTTTCAGGGACAAATGCTTTTTCTGCCCGAAAAAGAACATTTCCGATCACCACAATCTTTAGGGCTGGATGCAGAAGATGTGTTGGTTGAAACGGAAGACGGTCTGAAAATACACGGTTGGTATTTTTCACAGAGTGAATCTGATTTTGTTGTGGTTTTATCGCACGGCAACGCGGGTAATATTAGTGGAAGACTGGAAATTGCGGAGATGCTCCTGGATCTGGGTATTTCCGTTTTGATGTACGATTACCGTGGATATGGAAAAAGTGAAGGCCGTCCGTCAGAAAAAGAATTGTATAATGACATCGATTCCGTGATTGGGTTTTTGACGGAGCGAATGGATTACAAGGAAAGTCAGATTATTTTGTATGGACGATCACTTGGAGGAGCTGTATCAGCCTATGGAGCGGCAAATCACACTGTTGGCGGACTGGTTCTGGATTCAGCGTTTAAAGACATAAAATCCATGGCCTCGGATATTTATCCGATTGTACCAACCTTTCTGGTACGGTTAAACTTTTCCACGATCAATTTCCTCAACTCGATAGAGAATACGCCACTTCTCATTTTGCACAGCCGGGATGATGAAATTGTAGGCTTCCATCACGGCGAAGAGTTGTACGAAGCAGCCTCAGAACCCAAGAAGTTCGTTCCTCTGCGGGGTGGCCATAACGATCTCTTTTTCACTTCAAATAATACCATCAAGCGAAGCTGGCAGGAGTTTCTTGAACGGATCAAAAAGGATTGA
- a CDS encoding tetratricopeptide repeat-containing sensor histidine kinase, which yields MRVLLNLNIFLLLLFQGVVYAQQADLDSLRANVNPAITTPETVYSLSELGERLTRQGEFAEAKEWLLLGFEVSDRLDSEKDEPQFDILLNLGSLYLSQEAPDSAIIMFDQADLLDVAPENRNRLYNLKATAHQMAGDLELSSQIFEDAISLADSLGREDQVAGLRMNLGSVYRSMGEDIEAMRNYYDALVFAEQQEDSTFIAITTNNIGHLFVDMADYDQASFYLDTSEDVSRAIGHTVNLKRVMVNKGNLYTAIEEYDLAEDYYREALNLTDEANDRLGAVRIYYNLARMESKRGNFARSEEIFLFTLEETRRLGSIEGQYNSTISLGDLEAEQGNYGAAARWFARAQSLAEERGYRGLQKESYNRLYDVYKEAGNASMALQWLERLNELEDSLSTDEKLELQAEYETLFNIRTREQRAEIIEARQQEVQARVNLQRWLIIFAFSLGGFLLAVAYVLNKSNRKVKEVNSELEDSNLKIREVNKTVKEQNDELEQVNQIKNKLFAIIAHDLRGPLSSLQSLIYLIREHDLSKDEMDNILDSLDRNIQDNSNMMDNLLAWAKAQMNGIQLNKRTFDLFEASKAVIEQIRFQASYKGVDLQMEISKGVLVSADYDVVKLILRNLVANAIKFSQADDTVTVKAEFKSSFVEVQVIDEGMGIKPEDQPKLFGNTHFTTRGTKNEKGSGLGLNLSKEFIEGHGGQLWFESEYEAGTTFYFTLPKAKKSELENQNGKSSDEIKPETVKQESS from the coding sequence ATGCGGGTACTGCTCAACCTGAACATTTTTCTCCTGTTACTTTTCCAGGGAGTGGTATATGCACAACAGGCTGATTTAGACAGCCTGAGGGCTAATGTAAATCCGGCTATTACTACACCGGAAACGGTTTATTCTCTTAGCGAACTGGGCGAAAGGCTTACCCGGCAAGGAGAGTTTGCCGAAGCAAAAGAGTGGTTACTACTTGGTTTTGAAGTTTCAGACCGCCTGGACAGTGAAAAGGATGAACCCCAGTTCGACATTCTGCTGAATTTAGGATCACTATATCTGTCTCAGGAAGCGCCGGACTCTGCGATAATAATGTTTGATCAGGCAGATTTGTTAGATGTTGCCCCCGAAAATCGTAACAGATTATACAACCTAAAGGCAACGGCCCATCAAATGGCGGGTGATCTGGAGCTTTCGTCACAAATTTTTGAAGATGCGATATCGCTTGCTGACTCATTAGGCAGGGAAGATCAGGTTGCCGGATTAAGAATGAATCTTGGTTCAGTATACAGATCCATGGGGGAAGATATTGAAGCCATGCGTAACTATTACGATGCATTGGTATTCGCAGAACAGCAAGAAGACTCAACATTCATTGCCATTACTACTAACAATATTGGCCACTTGTTTGTAGATATGGCTGATTACGATCAAGCCTCTTTTTATCTGGATACATCAGAAGATGTGAGCAGGGCTATTGGCCACACCGTAAACCTGAAAAGGGTGATGGTGAATAAAGGGAATCTTTATACTGCCATAGAAGAGTATGATTTAGCTGAGGATTATTACCGGGAAGCTCTGAACCTAACCGATGAAGCAAATGATCGCTTGGGGGCAGTGAGGATATACTATAACCTTGCCAGAATGGAATCGAAAAGAGGAAATTTTGCTCGGTCAGAGGAGATATTTCTTTTCACCCTGGAGGAGACCCGTCGGTTGGGGAGTATCGAAGGGCAATATAACAGTACAATCAGTTTAGGTGACCTGGAGGCTGAACAGGGAAATTATGGAGCTGCTGCCCGGTGGTTTGCAAGGGCACAGTCACTGGCCGAAGAGAGAGGATATCGGGGGCTTCAAAAAGAGTCGTACAACAGATTATACGATGTGTATAAAGAAGCCGGGAATGCGTCCATGGCGCTGCAATGGCTTGAACGGTTAAATGAATTAGAAGATTCTCTATCAACGGATGAGAAATTAGAGCTTCAAGCCGAATATGAAACACTTTTCAATATTCGCACCAGGGAACAGCGAGCAGAAATCATTGAAGCACGCCAGCAGGAGGTTCAGGCGCGGGTCAATCTCCAACGGTGGCTGATCATTTTTGCTTTTTCTTTGGGAGGATTTCTATTGGCTGTTGCTTATGTATTGAATAAATCGAACAGAAAAGTAAAAGAGGTGAATTCTGAACTTGAAGATTCGAATTTGAAGATTCGGGAAGTGAATAAAACCGTGAAAGAGCAGAATGATGAGCTGGAACAGGTTAATCAAATCAAGAATAAGCTGTTTGCAATTATTGCTCACGATTTAAGAGGACCTCTGAGTTCACTCCAAAGCCTGATCTATCTGATTCGGGAGCACGACCTTTCCAAAGATGAGATGGATAATATACTGGACTCTCTGGATCGCAATATTCAGGATAATTCGAATATGATGGATAATCTGCTGGCCTGGGCAAAAGCGCAGATGAACGGAATTCAGCTTAATAAACGTACGTTTGATCTTTTTGAAGCCTCAAAAGCAGTAATAGAGCAGATCCGATTTCAGGCAAGCTATAAGGGAGTGGATTTACAAATGGAGATCTCTAAAGGCGTGCTGGTTTCTGCAGATTATGATGTAGTTAAGTTGATTCTTAGAAACTTGGTTGCAAATGCAATTAAATTCAGTCAGGCTGATGACACGGTTACCGTCAAAGCGGAGTTTAAAAGCAGCTTTGTTGAAGTACAGGTGATCGATGAAGGGATGGGAATTAAACCTGAGGATCAACCCAAATTATTTGGAAATACACATTTCACAACTCGTGGCACAAAGAATGAGAAAGGCAGCGGACTTGGACTCAATCTGAGTAAGGAGTTTATTGAAGGTCACGGCGGACAGCTTTGGTTTGAAAGCGAGTACGAAGCAGGAACCACATTCTATTTCACACTGCCGAAAGCAAAAAAGAGTGAGTTAGAGAATCAAAATGGAAAAAGCTCTGATGAGATTAAACCGGAAACGGTAAAGCAAGAGTCCAGCTAA
- a CDS encoding hydrogen peroxide-inducible genes activator: MTLTQLSYIIAVDKYRHFATAAEKSYVTQPTLSMQIHKLEDELGVTIFDRSKSPVVPTEIGEKIIAQAKIILNESKQISDIANFKEDELQGKFKVGIIPTIAPYLVPLFIRSFIKKYPNVDLIFEELITSEVLEKLGNDQLDAGIIATPTEKSFIYTEDLYVEPFVGYLSHSHPLIEKEKLTINDLDRANIWLLSEGHCFRDQTVQLCKEIQDHKEPSVEFKSGNLETLKRLVEQNFGMTLLPWTAISEHKDSCSNAVIKEFEAPIPSRKVRLIYGRKHLKKTVIQAFKESITNSIPSELKDNDEKVLVE; the protein is encoded by the coding sequence ATGACGCTAACACAACTCTCTTACATTATTGCGGTTGACAAATACAGGCACTTCGCAACAGCCGCCGAAAAAAGCTATGTCACCCAGCCTACCCTCAGTATGCAGATTCATAAACTTGAAGATGAACTGGGTGTCACGATTTTTGATCGTTCTAAATCGCCGGTTGTTCCTACCGAAATTGGTGAAAAAATTATAGCTCAGGCGAAAATTATCCTTAACGAGTCTAAACAGATATCCGACATTGCCAACTTTAAAGAGGATGAACTTCAGGGAAAGTTTAAGGTGGGCATCATTCCAACTATTGCTCCGTATCTGGTTCCACTATTCATTCGGTCTTTCATCAAAAAATATCCGAATGTAGACCTCATTTTTGAGGAATTGATCACCAGTGAGGTATTGGAAAAACTGGGGAATGATCAATTGGATGCTGGAATTATTGCCACACCTACCGAAAAAAGTTTTATTTATACTGAAGATCTTTATGTGGAGCCTTTTGTAGGCTACCTGTCTCACAGTCACCCACTCATTGAAAAAGAGAAGCTGACGATTAACGATCTTGACCGTGCAAATATCTGGTTGTTAAGCGAGGGGCACTGTTTCCGCGATCAAACCGTACAGCTTTGCAAAGAGATTCAGGATCATAAAGAGCCTTCTGTAGAGTTTAAAAGTGGAAACCTGGAGACATTAAAACGCCTTGTAGAGCAGAACTTTGGGATGACGCTCCTTCCATGGACGGCTATCAGTGAACACAAAGACTCCTGCTCAAATGCAGTCATCAAGGAGTTCGAAGCCCCGATTCCATCCAGAAAAGTTCGGTTAATCTATGGACGAAAGCACCTGAAGAAAACCGTCATTCAGGCTTTTAAAGAATCTATTACCAACTCCATTCCATCCGAGTTGAAGGACAATGATGAGAAGGTCTTGGTTGAATAA
- a CDS encoding ATP-dependent DNA ligase: MSATFYELCHTIQKIRETRGTNAKISIFAEYLKALEATDEIEFAAQFVGEGAFSSISGKRASVGSRTAGLAASEFCEIDYDLVYKPCRTATGSNSETIERLFDNIPKAIEKRTSENISLQEMSRLFNELLEVSSRNDKMELLQKMWMKMHPVEVKYSIRMLGQGSLRIGFETKSVVAAIAKAFGYKKNEVRYAHMITGSIGQTAVLASEERLGEAEFKQFHPLSFMLASPIESRAVKNLSDYIAEEKFDGMRAQVHYSGNRVEIYSRDLNVITHSFPEVQDFFNDRELGSVVLDGEICVYYGDKIQPFQLLQKRMGLKKPSKKIVKELPVLFIAYDLLFMDDVPVFGQTLNQRREMLEQLAASHAIPISNQFELNESDRLDELFDRALAHGNEGLMLKKKGSAYEYGQRGKSWLKVKKPGGSLDTVMMYAHAGSGKRGGLYSDFTLGISVKEDERYEEEFIPIGKAYGGYTDEELKRLNTEIKKLTVERYGPTLGLLPGLVIELEFDDIQVNKRTKAGYTLRLPRFKRIRWDLSPNDADSLKDVEELYQKRLEKERLVQGDNPSFYFNP, translated from the coding sequence ATGTCTGCTACTTTTTATGAACTGTGCCATACGATTCAGAAGATTCGTGAAACCCGGGGCACAAATGCCAAAATTTCGATTTTTGCAGAGTATCTAAAAGCTCTGGAAGCTACAGATGAGATAGAATTTGCTGCTCAATTTGTCGGTGAGGGAGCATTTTCAAGCATCAGCGGGAAGCGTGCATCGGTGGGGAGCAGAACGGCCGGATTGGCCGCCTCAGAGTTTTGTGAAATCGATTACGATCTGGTTTATAAACCTTGCAGAACGGCTACAGGGAGTAATTCTGAGACCATTGAGAGATTATTCGATAATATTCCAAAGGCTATTGAAAAAAGAACATCTGAAAATATTTCACTTCAGGAGATGAGCAGGCTCTTTAACGAGCTGCTTGAGGTCTCATCACGAAATGACAAAATGGAGTTGCTGCAAAAAATGTGGATGAAAATGCATCCAGTTGAGGTAAAATACTCCATCCGGATGTTAGGGCAGGGTTCACTCAGAATTGGATTTGAAACTAAAAGCGTAGTCGCTGCGATTGCCAAAGCGTTCGGGTACAAAAAGAATGAGGTTCGATATGCCCATATGATTACGGGAAGTATTGGGCAAACTGCTGTTTTGGCAAGTGAAGAGAGATTGGGTGAAGCGGAATTCAAACAGTTCCATCCGTTGTCATTTATGCTGGCTTCACCGATTGAGAGCCGGGCTGTAAAGAATCTGTCGGATTATATTGCCGAGGAAAAATTTGACGGTATGAGGGCACAGGTTCACTATTCAGGAAACAGGGTTGAGATCTACTCAAGGGATTTGAATGTCATCACGCACTCCTTTCCGGAAGTTCAGGATTTTTTTAATGATAGAGAGCTGGGAAGCGTAGTGCTGGATGGAGAGATTTGTGTCTATTATGGCGATAAAATCCAGCCGTTTCAGCTGCTTCAAAAAAGGATGGGTTTAAAGAAGCCATCAAAAAAAATAGTAAAGGAGTTGCCCGTTCTTTTCATTGCCTATGATCTGCTTTTCATGGATGATGTTCCTGTATTTGGTCAAACCTTAAACCAGAGAAGAGAGATGCTTGAACAGCTGGCTGCAAGTCATGCCATACCCATTTCCAACCAGTTTGAGCTAAATGAATCCGATCGGCTGGATGAACTCTTTGATCGCGCGCTTGCCCATGGGAACGAAGGATTGATGCTAAAAAAGAAGGGATCTGCATACGAATATGGTCAACGTGGGAAATCCTGGCTGAAAGTTAAAAAGCCGGGAGGGAGTCTTGATACAGTGATGATGTATGCCCACGCCGGCAGCGGCAAACGAGGTGGACTGTATTCTGATTTTACACTTGGCATATCAGTAAAAGAGGATGAAAGATATGAGGAAGAATTTATACCGATTGGTAAAGCGTATGGCGGATATACAGATGAAGAATTGAAAAGATTGAATACTGAGATTAAAAAACTAACGGTTGAGAGGTATGGCCCAACACTGGGTTTGCTGCCTGGATTAGTGATTGAGCTTGAGTTTGATGATATACAGGTGAATAAGAGAACTAAGGCCGGATATACACTCAGACTGCCTCGTTTTAAACGAATTCGATGGGATCTTTCACCAAATGATGCCGATTCCTTGAAAGATGTTGAAGAGCTATATCAGAAGCGGTTAGAAAAAGAGAGATTGGTTCAAGGGGATAATCCCTCATTTTATTTCAACCCTTAA
- a CDS encoding gamma carbonic anhydrase family protein gives MVYQFLKKSPQFDESVFVAPSADIIGDVTIGENSSIWFNSTIRGDVNWIEIGERTNIQDNASIHVMNQTGPTKIGSDVTIGHNAMVHGCTIHDRVLIGIHATILDEAVIHSDVIVAAGTLVPPGKVLESGYMYMGSPAKQHRKLTDEEIQSIRESAENYVKYQRTYRQVDSYETNPFYTPRQ, from the coding sequence ATGGTATATCAATTTTTAAAAAAGTCTCCACAATTCGATGAGTCTGTATTTGTGGCTCCAAGTGCAGACATTATTGGAGATGTAACCATTGGTGAGAACAGTTCCATATGGTTCAACTCCACGATTAGAGGTGACGTAAACTGGATTGAAATTGGTGAGCGAACCAATATTCAGGACAACGCCTCTATTCATGTCATGAATCAAACCGGGCCCACAAAAATCGGAAGTGACGTGACGATTGGCCACAATGCGATGGTGCACGGATGCACGATCCATGATCGGGTATTGATTGGAATTCACGCAACCATATTGGATGAGGCTGTGATTCATTCGGATGTGATCGTTGCAGCCGGTACACTTGTACCACCCGGTAAAGTTCTGGAGTCTGGATATATGTACATGGGATCTCCGGCCAAACAACATCGGAAATTAACCGATGAGGAGATCCAATCAATCCGGGAATCGGCTGAGAATTATGTGAAGTATCAGCGTACTTATCGGCAGGTGGATTCTTACGAAACCAATCCTTTCTATACCCCCAGGCAGTAA
- a CDS encoding DsbA family protein yields MNKKNIQIIALVAFVVIAAGVLYYGLNNNSDNGSATAERGEPQKVHILKYSDYQCPACKAYIPAQEELEREFGDMIEFEYRHFPLSGHQFAELAARSAEAAREQGKYKEMHDLIFEYQEAWSQGDARNYFTDFAEEIELDMEQFEADLESEEIRQRVESQRQEGIRRQVNATPTFFINGQRLRQNPQNYDQFKSMVELYMYRS; encoded by the coding sequence ATGAATAAGAAAAACATACAAATTATTGCTTTGGTAGCTTTTGTAGTAATTGCTGCCGGTGTTCTCTACTACGGATTAAATAATAATTCAGACAATGGCTCAGCTACAGCCGAGCGAGGTGAACCACAGAAAGTTCATATCCTGAAATACAGCGACTATCAATGTCCGGCATGTAAAGCCTACATTCCTGCTCAGGAAGAGTTGGAAAGAGAATTTGGCGACATGATTGAGTTCGAATATCGTCATTTCCCGCTAAGCGGACATCAATTTGCAGAGCTTGCAGCCCGATCTGCTGAAGCTGCCCGGGAACAGGGAAAATACAAAGAGATGCATGATCTGATTTTTGAATATCAGGAAGCATGGTCGCAGGGTGATGCCCGTAACTACTTCACCGATTTTGCTGAGGAGATCGAGTTAGACATGGAGCAGTTTGAAGCAGATCTGGAGTCGGAAGAAATTCGCCAGCGGGTTGAAAGCCAGCGACAGGAAGGAATTCGGCGTCAGGTAAATGCAACGCCTACTTTCTTCATCAACGGCCAGCGTTTACGGCAAAACCCTCAGAATTACGACCAGTTTAAGTCTATGGTTGAACTCTATATGTATCGCTCTTAA
- a CDS encoding PAS domain S-box protein, which translates to MEKLVQKLQSLTKDKESLKELMEIVNRIEREKEKVERHLELLEKAIRSDYDSILITELGLEEPGPKIVYVNEGFTRMTGYSRDEVLGKTPRILQGPKTDRAVLDKLKERLKEGKAFFGHTVNYRKDGSEFINQWDIHPLTNEQGEITHWVSYQHDITERKRSEKKVVDSEMEFDKLREESKKTLIDVDEQGNIVTTNKAFRDLTGYADEELKKFKFWEILEDELIESYKHKFDSFKPSDFEDRSYEMVIKNRKGGPVEVKATARLLTVHGQKIVRMSFENKSLQKRIMAMLSKRNADFDRVFEKNKDFNYKLIQTDDDEFMFEYVSDSFSKITGITADEAVTMNVEDIVHKDDIDKFHDHLKIVMDGKPNTEQYRIKSKEGGYVEVIDYAKPDWDKSRTTVEAIKGATSTEISSEYKSH; encoded by the coding sequence ATGGAAAAATTAGTACAGAAATTGCAGTCTCTCACGAAAGATAAAGAATCTCTTAAAGAACTGATGGAGATTGTAAATAGGATCGAGAGGGAAAAAGAGAAGGTTGAAAGGCATTTAGAGCTTCTCGAAAAAGCAATACGAAGTGATTACGATTCTATTTTAATTACAGAACTTGGGCTGGAAGAGCCGGGTCCCAAAATTGTTTATGTAAATGAAGGTTTTACCCGTATGACCGGATATTCACGGGATGAAGTTCTGGGCAAAACCCCTCGAATATTGCAAGGACCAAAAACTGACCGCGCGGTATTAGACAAACTGAAAGAGCGTCTGAAAGAAGGGAAAGCATTTTTTGGCCATACGGTCAACTACAGAAAAGATGGTTCTGAGTTTATCAACCAGTGGGATATTCATCCATTGACCAATGAACAGGGTGAAATTACGCATTGGGTTTCATATCAGCACGACATTACTGAAAGAAAACGGTCTGAGAAGAAGGTTGTTGATTCAGAAATGGAATTTGACAAACTCAGGGAAGAGAGTAAGAAAACCCTGATTGATGTGGATGAACAAGGTAATATTGTCACCACGAACAAAGCATTCCGCGACTTAACGGGATACGCAGACGAAGAGCTCAAGAAATTTAAGTTTTGGGAGATTCTTGAAGATGAACTTATAGAGTCTTACAAGCATAAATTCGACTCATTTAAACCCAGTGATTTTGAAGATCGATCGTATGAGATGGTCATCAAAAACAGAAAAGGTGGACCGGTAGAGGTAAAAGCTACAGCAAGATTGTTAACGGTTCATGGACAGAAAATTGTTCGAATGTCTTTTGAAAATAAATCACTTCAAAAGAGAATCATGGCAATGTTGTCCAAGCGAAATGCCGATTTTGACCGGGTTTTCGAAAAGAACAAAGATTTCAACTATAAACTGATCCAAACTGACGATGATGAGTTTATGTTTGAATATGTATCAGATAGCTTCAGTAAAATCACAGGAATTACAGCGGATGAAGCTGTGACGATGAATGTTGAGGATATTGTGCATAAAGATGACATCGATAAATTCCATGACCATCTGAAGATTGTAATGGATGGTAAACCAAATACAGAACAGTATCGAATAAAAAGTAAGGAAGGCGGTTACGTGGAAGTAATCGACTACGCTAAACCTGACTGGGATAAAAGCCGAACAACTGTTGAAGCGATCAAGGGTGCTACATCTACAGAAATCTCATCAGAATATAAATCTCACTAA
- the thpR gene encoding RNA 2',3'-cyclic phosphodiesterase, with amino-acid sequence MSRYFISITLPQAIQESVDQILPDEPQWRKVKREQLHLTLRFIGEAESSRIDQIQESLKEIDLPAFNLKLKGVGFFPDDGPVRVIWLGIENKSALMDLQQKVDEIVSDVMNSDREHSFVPHVTLARIKKGFLKSEKLLDSIPEENEQFEFKVRSFQLMESKKGSRGVDHHIVENYELKSGERNQ; translated from the coding sequence ATGAGCAGATATTTTATATCCATAACCCTACCTCAGGCAATACAGGAAAGCGTGGATCAAATTTTACCGGATGAACCACAATGGAGAAAAGTGAAGCGAGAACAGCTGCATCTTACACTGAGATTTATTGGTGAAGCAGAATCATCCCGGATTGATCAGATACAAGAAAGTCTGAAGGAGATTGATCTGCCAGCCTTCAATCTAAAACTGAAAGGAGTTGGATTTTTCCCGGACGATGGACCTGTGCGGGTGATTTGGCTGGGGATAGAAAATAAATCTGCCTTGATGGATTTACAGCAGAAAGTGGATGAAATTGTTTCAGATGTGATGAACAGTGATCGTGAGCATTCATTTGTGCCCCATGTGACGCTGGCGCGGATCAAAAAAGGGTTTTTAAAATCAGAGAAGCTATTGGACTCTATTCCGGAAGAAAATGAGCAATTTGAGTTCAAAGTACGATCCTTTCAACTGATGGAGAGCAAGAAAGGATCGAGGGGTGTGGATCATCATATTGTAGAAAATTATGAACTGAAATCCGGTGAAAGGAATCAATGA
- a CDS encoding acylphosphatase, producing the protein MKFKEMKLLISGRVQGVGFRHFTRTNAGELGLKGWVRNLNNGDVEALLQGPENKLSEMIEKLKNGPLPARVDQIEVVSESDNPDDIGDNFKVVR; encoded by the coding sequence ATGAAATTCAAAGAAATGAAGTTGTTAATCTCCGGAAGGGTGCAGGGAGTTGGTTTTCGTCACTTTACCCGAACCAACGCCGGGGAGTTAGGTTTAAAAGGATGGGTTCGAAACCTGAATAACGGTGATGTTGAAGCACTTCTTCAGGGACCGGAGAATAAACTCAGCGAGATGATCGAAAAGTTAAAAAACGGTCCGCTCCCGGCGCGGGTAGACCAGATTGAAGTGGTCAGTGAATCTGACAATCCGGACGATATAGGAGACAATTTCAAAGTCGTGCGATAA
- the hemW gene encoding radical SAM family heme chaperone HemW yields MAGLYIHIPFCKQACSYCDFYFVTRKSLIEPFTDSLIDEIQSYANTPLSDEVIETIYIGGGTPSQLSSKQLKRIFDAVDNVFQLNTTEVTMEMNPDDVTPGYLHSLLDLGVNRASMGVQSFDEEILQFMHRAHTKKEALQALENLHKAGFPTYTADLIYGNPGQTPEMLERDIDQLLQFDPPHISAYSLTVEPQTRLGKQVQLGRIKPPEDESVAEHFDLLLEKLSSAGIYQYEVSNFSKPGKEAVHNSNYWNHKNYLGLGPAAHSFWWTEDGAKRWENQPDIKHYLDRASSISDEPEELSLQTLAEERLMLGLRTKWGVGSGELINRYGYQFNESQKNWLDYQERNGMLTITDDVVRLTPNGLKLADLLIVDLLSKG; encoded by the coding sequence ATGGCCGGACTTTACATACATATCCCATTTTGTAAGCAGGCCTGCAGTTATTGTGATTTCTATTTCGTAACCCGAAAAAGCTTAATTGAGCCATTTACGGACTCCCTGATTGATGAAATCCAGTCCTATGCCAATACTCCGCTGTCAGATGAAGTAATTGAAACGATCTACATTGGAGGTGGGACACCATCGCAACTCTCATCAAAACAGCTGAAGAGAATATTTGATGCTGTAGACAACGTATTTCAGCTGAATACGACTGAAGTAACGATGGAGATGAATCCGGATGATGTTACACCCGGCTATCTGCATTCACTGCTGGATTTGGGAGTTAATCGTGCCAGCATGGGGGTTCAATCTTTCGACGAAGAAATACTTCAGTTTATGCACAGGGCACATACCAAAAAGGAAGCACTCCAGGCCCTGGAAAATCTTCATAAGGCGGGTTTCCCAACATATACAGCAGATTTAATCTACGGAAATCCCGGGCAGACTCCCGAGATGCTGGAGAGAGATATCGATCAGCTGCTGCAGTTCGATCCACCGCATATTTCAGCATACTCACTTACTGTGGAACCTCAAACGCGATTAGGAAAGCAGGTTCAACTGGGCAGAATAAAACCTCCTGAGGATGAGTCTGTGGCTGAACATTTTGATCTGTTGCTCGAAAAACTGAGTTCTGCAGGAATATATCAATATGAAGTGAGTAATTTTTCAAAGCCCGGAAAAGAAGCTGTACATAACAGCAACTACTGGAATCATAAGAATTACCTCGGTTTAGGTCCGGCGGCTCACTCTTTTTGGTGGACAGAGGATGGTGCTAAACGATGGGAGAATCAACCTGATATCAAACACTATCTGGATCGTGCATCTTCAATTTCGGATGAGCCGGAAGAGCTTTCACTGCAAACACTTGCTGAAGAACGATTGATGCTGGGATTGCGAACCAAGTGGGGAGTTGGCTCGGGAGAACTCATAAATCGATATGGTTATCAGTTTAACGAAAGCCAGAAAAATTGGCTTGACTACCAAGAGCGTAATGGAATGTTGACGATAACGGACGACGTTGTGAGATTGACACCAAATGGATTGAAACTTGCTGATCTCTTAATAGTAGATCTTCTCTCAAAGGGTTAA
- a CDS encoding SufE family protein, protein MTIEEKQDRIIREFEALDDWPERYKHIIKLGQKLEPLDEKYKVDENLVRGCQSQVWLHTELDGDQVIFKADSDAAITKGLVALMVRFYSGETPDEILSHNPNFIQKIGMQEHLSPTRSNGLASMIKQMKIYAMAYRSKLQKSEN, encoded by the coding sequence ATGACAATAGAAGAAAAACAGGACCGGATTATCCGGGAATTTGAAGCACTTGACGACTGGCCGGAACGCTACAAACACATCATTAAACTTGGCCAAAAACTGGAACCGCTTGACGAGAAGTATAAAGTGGATGAGAATCTGGTACGCGGTTGTCAATCGCAGGTTTGGCTTCACACCGAACTGGATGGCGATCAGGTGATTTTCAAAGCAGACAGCGATGCCGCAATAACAAAAGGTTTAGTGGCGTTGATGGTTCGGTTTTATTCAGGTGAAACTCCCGATGAGATTCTGAGCCATAATCCGAATTTTATTCAGAAAATTGGGATGCAAGAGCATCTTTCCCCCACACGATCCAATGGATTGGCTTCGATGATCAAGCAGATGAAAATCTACGCCATGGCATACAGATCGAAGCTTCAAAAATCTGAAAATTAA